In Lytechinus variegatus isolate NC3 chromosome 18, Lvar_3.0, whole genome shotgun sequence, a single genomic region encodes these proteins:
- the LOC121431660 gene encoding cyclin-dependent kinase 1-like, whose protein sequence is MEDFIKIEKLGEGTYGVVYKGRHKKTGKIVALKKIRLESEEEGVPSTAIREISLLRELDTHPNIVLLEDVLMEPQRLYLVFEYLTMDLKKYMESLKGKQMDPALVKSYLHQMVDGIKFCHCRRILHRDLKPQNLLIDNNGTIKLADFGLARAFGIPVRVYTHEVVTLWYRAPEVLLGATKYACPVDMWSLGCIFAEMVTKRPLFHGDSEIDQLFRIFRTLGTPTEETWPGVTQLQDYKPSFPMWTEPNLKGAVKGMGAEGLDLLKRMLIYDPSKRITAKASMDHPYFKDLPARIIPIRS, encoded by the exons ATGGAAGATTTTATCAAGATAGAAAAGTTGGGTGAAG GTACATATGGTGTTGTATACAAGGGCAGACACAAAAAGACTGGAAAGATTGTCGCGCTGAAGAAGATTCGACTTGAGAGTGAAGAGGAAGGGGTTCCCAGTACTGCCATCAGGGAAATATCATTACTTAGAGAGCTCGACACTCATCCAAATATTGTTCT ATTGGAAGATGTTCTAATGGAACCCCAGAGGCTCTATCTAGTCTTTGAATACCTAACAATGGATCTCAAGAAATATATGGAATCACTTAAAGGAAAACAGATGGATCCAGCACTTGTCAAG AGCTACCTTCATCAGATGGTTGATGGCATCAAATTCTGCCACTGTCGTCGTATCCTGCACAGAGATCTCAAACCTCAGAACCTCCTCATAGACAACAACGGTACAATAAAACTGGCAGATTTTGGGCTTGCAAGAGCATTTGGTATTCCAGTCAGAGTTTATACACATGAG GTGGTCACACTATGGTATCGCGCTCCCGAGGTTCTCCTAGGGGCCACAAAGTACGCCTGTCCCGTTGACATGTGGAGTTTGGGTTGCATCTTCGCCGAAATGGTCACTAAGAGACCCCTCTTCCACGGCGACTCTGAAATCGATCAACTCTTCAGGATATTCAG AACACTTGGTACACCGACCGAGGAAACATGGCCTGGAGTAACCCAACTCCAGGACTACAAACCTTCCTTCCCCATGTGGACCGAACCAAACCTCAAAGGCGCAGTCAAAGGCATGGGTGCTGAGGGATTAGACCTTCTGAAG aGAATGCTAATATACGACCCTTCCAAGCGCATCACAGCCAAAGCCAGTATGGATCATCCATACTTCAAGGACCTCCCAGCCCGCATTATTCCTATCAGGAGTTAG